A genome region from Hevea brasiliensis isolate MT/VB/25A 57/8 chromosome 9, ASM3005281v1, whole genome shotgun sequence includes the following:
- the LOC110667021 gene encoding LOW QUALITY PROTEIN: BAG family molecular chaperone regulator 6 (The sequence of the model RefSeq protein was modified relative to this genomic sequence to represent the inferred CDS: inserted 1 base in 1 codon; deleted 3 bases in 2 codons; substituted 3 bases at 3 genomic stop codons), which yields MPVYRSMDSYPLHGNQMPWNQNYHPSFEAVPPVAKVDPSKSVVINHPWLYPNSFGYSVPCYHYCSQGNFPCYCSYGPPPFSSPQLHYCGYHPPFLDVVRLHYVPPLHYLRELPRYEYDKPRNNDYHCCGCRNRKHDQRNGESVRIEEQEPNIENKKDEFLVPFPLKNYPYPVLWIPPEYMKNEENRKSLESDMARRVKSDKASIDKKHPQIVKLSEQDPGVWSSWFPVDKKSLQSLMQCDNGRSTADQKNEDNMRQFPFPIIWMPSYNRQGEAEKKGVEMDSAPKSVEEVASSGKLFPVKCPNGDDSMNKSQVGHENSGSQADLELNDKSSKQRSIPVKQMEAPKENSEDVEQRGRDASVKNAEDNGMGKATASSPKRQSSSSPKTLKLSPVCLRVDPLPQKKNGNTISRSSSPPGFKEQSKDAAKDNPMASISLDVKLKNSQNLQAQESTSSSGTEAEGXKNKDKVIEVVHRKTGEDKDEEQRNGCQTQQFPITSSVDSENESSSNLTAEKTGKNDDNCVIKEDKGSRNADGLATEIANQRKETINAGRSDDGEPKEDKKELLEEEAALRIQSAYHGFEVGKWELLKKIKQMAKVQEQVVEVRNKICGLESSPDLQKDERQRVVIGETIMSLLLKLDTIQGLHPSLRDVRKSLARELVELLEKLDLLAKANSSENHCIEPNNITGIEGGQNGDIAEHPNHDACQMMDVVSDTQAMEASKLPVVRGAVSEEQTKCESDVLPVFTKLESHLEEPELMTENHVPSEIKQTFQLPSERSGSKEMAGAQLDDIWCDRKSEERSESVEVNESKHMDNNSQVSKTELPENVTDKEPAASAEDPQIGTSLIGLRGDKEVESNISSDLISPIAVIGEMTMPEEIPEMNLLLXLPVGVVDDEESEKQEQTEIQDNEVLRDEDVECEAAIDALELQPNELHKGGQLTIDDGGVQVITESEQQPMELLNEGPTETEVSSPDEEVPIRSKLKQQSMEEVNERLFVAEPHNWLDVASEKDGGCPRNAMPEADAQQSQSLLFNKDDKQREESPPGEMQKSPCSAERESXXMILSPVKDAHIGEDQDNVAQLTARDGIEEIVQEEKELHVLEMVSGSDKVANQHYGLKTSEGEPVVEAQLMLTEHDEEKRELLPEPSAASELSVKEQGIEMESDSKLVEENEKMGEMLEKLVEAGKEQLAVISNLTGRVKDLEKKLLRRKKMKAGRCRTTVSPTSYATPSDKSPRKRAIGVVM from the exons ATGCCTGTTTACAGAAGCATGGACTCATACCCCCTGCATGGAAACCAAATGCCTTGGAATCAGAACTATCATCCAAGCTTTGAGGCTGTTCCACCTGTTGCAAAGGTTGATCCATCCAAGTCTGTTGTCATCAATCATCCTTGGCTTTACCCTAACAGTTTTGGTTATTCAGTTCCATGTTACCACTATTGCAGCCAGGGTAACTTcccttgttattgtagttatggACCTCCTCCTTTTTCATCACCACAGTTGCATTATTGTGGATATCATCCTCCATTTCTTGATGTGGTCCGTCTACATTATGTGCCCCCACTACATTATTTGAGGGAGCTACCTAGGTATGAATATGACAAGCCCAGAAACAATGattatcactgttgtgggtgccGTAACCGTAAACATGACCAGAGAAATGGTGAAAGTGTGAGGATTGAAGAGCAGGAGCCCAATATTGAAAATAAGAAGGATGAGTTTTTGGTTCCATTTCCATTGAAAAATTATCCATATCCAGTTTTGTGGATTCCGCCTGAGTATATGAAGAATGAAGAGAATAGGAAGTCTTTGGAATCAGATATGGCTAGGAGGGTGAAGTCTGACAAGGCTTCTATAGATAAGAAGCATCCTCAAATTGTAAAGCTCTCTGAACAGGACCCAGGAGTGTGGAGTAGCTGGTTTCCAGTTGACAAGAAAAGCCTTCAATCTTTAATGCAATGTGACAATGGAAGGAGTACTGCAGATCAGAAAAATGAGGACAACATGAGACAATTTCCATTTCCTATTATCTGGATGCCTTCTTACAATAGACAGGGTGAGGCTGAGAAGAAAGGTGTGGAGATGGACTCTGCTCCAAAGTCTGTGGAAGAGGTAGCTTCTAGTGGCAAGTTATTCCCAGTGAAATGCCCCAATGGTGATGATAGCATGAATAAATCTCAAGTGGGCCATGAGAATTCTGGCAGCCAGGCGGATTTGGAGCTGAATGAT AAAAGTTCTAAACAAAGAAGCATTCCTGTGAAACAAATGGAAGCACCTAAGGAGAACTCTGAAGATGTTGAGCAGAGAGGAAGAGATGCTTCTGTGAAAAATGCAGAAGATAATGGGATGGGAAAAGCTACTGCATCCAGTCCAAAAAGACAGTCATCATCCTCACCAAAGACATTAAAGTTATCTCCTGTTTGTCTAAGAGTTGATCCCTTGCCTCAGAAAAAGAATGGTAACACAATCTCCAGGTCTTCCAGTCCTCCTGGGTTTAAAGAACAGTCAAAAGATGCAGCAAAGGATAATCCCATGGCCTCAATTTCATTGGACGTGAAATTAAAGAATTCTCAGAATTTACAAGCTCAGGAAAGCACTTCAAGCAGCGGCACAGAAGCAGAAG GAAAAAACAAGGACAAAGTTATAGAGGTTGTGCATAGGAAGACTGGTGAAGACAAGGATGAAGAACAGAGGAATGGCTGTCAAACCCAACAGTTTCCAATTACTTCGTCTGTTGATTCTGAAAATGAGTCCTCCAGCAACCTAACTGCAGAGAAGACTGGAAAAAATGATGACAACTGTGTAATCAAAGAGGATAAAGGATCAAGAAATGCAGATGGGCTGGCAACTGAGATAGCAAATCAGAGGAAGGAAACAATTAATGCAGGCAGATCTGATGATGGGGAACCAAAAGAAGATAAAAAAGAACTATTAGAAGAAGAAGCTGCTCTGCGTATCCAGTCTGCTTACCATGGGTTTGAAGTTGGAAAATGGGAACTACTGAAGAAAATAAAGCAAATGGCTAAAGTCCAGGAGCAGGTTGTTGAGGTTAGGAATAAGATTTGTGGTTTAGAGTCCTCTCCTGATCTCCAAAAAGATGAAAGGCAAAGGGTGGTAATTGGGGAAACGATAATGAGCCTTCTTCTAAAATTGGATACTATCCAG GGATTGCACCCAAGTCTCAGGGATGTTAGGAAATCTTTGGCAAGGGAGCTCGTAGAACTGCTGGAGAAGCTTGATTTACTTGCGAAAGCTAATTCTTCTGAAAATCATTGCATTGAGCCTAATAATATCACAGGCATTGAAGGAGGACAAAATGGCGATATAGCAGAACATCCAAATCATGATGCTTGTCAAATGATGGACGTAGTGTCTGACACCCAGGCTATGGAAGCTTCAAAACTTCCCGTTGTC AGAGGAGCAGTCTCAGAGGAGCAGACGAAATGTGAAAGTGATGTTTTACCAGTGTTTACGAAGCTTGAATCTCATTTGGAAGAACCGGAGCTAATGACTGAGAATCATGTGCCTTCTGAGATTAAGCAAACATTCCAATTGCCATCAGAGAGGAGTGGTTCTAAGGAGATGGCAGGAGCCCAACTTGATGATATATGGTGTGACCGAAAGAGTGAGGAAAGGTCTGAATCAGTTGAAGTGAACGAATCAAAGCATATGGATAATAACTCTCAAGTGAGCAAAACAGAATTGCCGGAAAATGTAACTGACAAGGAGCCTGCTGCTTCTGCTGAGGACCCCCAAATTGGAACAAGTTTAATAGGGTTAAGAGGGGACAAAGAGGTGGAATCAAATATATCTAGTGATTTGATTTCACCTATTGCTGTAATTGGTGAGATGACCATGCCTGAAGAAATTCCAGAAATGAATTTACTGCTATAATTGCCTGTAGGAGTAGTTGATGATGAGGAATCTGAGAAACAAGAACAAACTGAAATTCAGGATAATGAAGTCTTACGTGATGAAGATGTGGAATGCGAAGCTGCCATTGATGCATTAGAGCTGCAACCAAATGAACTGCACAAGGGTGGGCAATTGACAATTGATGATGGAGGAGTTCAAGTTATAACTGAATCAGAACAGCAGCCAATGGAACTGCTCAATGAAGGGCCAACAGAGACTGAGGTGTCTTCACCAGATGAGGAAGTTCCAATTCGGAGCAAGTTAAAGCAGCAGTCTATGGAAGAGGTTAATGAAAGACTCTTTGTTGCTGAACCGCATAATTGGCTAGATGTTGCAAGTGAGAAGGATGGTGGTTGCCCCAGAAACGCAATGCCTGAAGCAGATGCCCAACAATCACAATCATTGCTATTCAACAAAGACGATAAGCAGAGGGAAGAATCTCCACCAGGGGAGATGCAAAAGAGCCCCTGCTCTGCAGAGAGAGAATCTTGATGAA TGATTCTGTCTCCGGTGAAAGATGCACACATTGGAGAAGATCAGGATAATGTAGCCCAGCTTACAGCAAGGGATGGAATTGAAGAAATTGTACAAGAAGAGAAAGAACTTCATGTTCTGGAGATGGTGAGTGGCTCTGACAAAGTGGCTAATCAGCATTACGggctgaaaacttctgagggagaGCCTGTAGTTGAGGCACAACTAATGCTTACTGAGCATGATGAAGAGAAGAGGGAGTTATTACCTGAGCCCTCTGCTGCCAGCGAGCTGTCTGTCAAGGAGCAGGGAATAGAGATGGAAAGTGATAGTAAGCTggttgaagaaaatgaaaaaatggGGGAAATGCTGGAAAAATTAGTTGAGGCAGGGAAAGAACAATTGGCAGTCATATCCAACCTGACTGGTAGAGTGAAAGATTTAGAGAAAAAATTGTTGAGGAGGAAGAAAATGAAAGCGGGACGGTGTAGAACAACAGTATCTCCAACTTCCTACGCAACACCATCAGATAAGTCCCCAAGGAAGAGAGCTATTGGCGTGGTAATGTAA
- the LOC110667010 gene encoding uncharacterized protein LOC110667010, whose product METKILEINLISAQSLKPPSANLRRLQTYAVVWVDSSTKLRTRIDRVGGENPTWNDKFLFKVTPEFLSSETSGVSFEIYAVGCLRDPLLGTVRFFISNIPVFSPTKEMRTPSFIALQIRRPSGRFQGVLNIGAIINDGSDFATLNGASAIGYRDLMGESIHHLRHRDLKKSISMEEDTHGENSCGDSGDFSDGADSTTSSSSAASTALKDWNGLRDLAGTNHLRSSSDDGGLFCGLLLQRRLPTCFSAQNLQFLKD is encoded by the exons ATGGAGACGAAGATTCTAGAGATCAACTTGATCTCTGCCCAAAGTCTAAAGCCGCCATCTGCTAACCTACGCCGGTTGCAAACGTATGCAGTGGTTTGGGTCGATTCCTCCACCAAGCTCCGAACCCGAATCGACCGAGTCGGCGGCGAGAACCCGACTTGGAACGACAAGTTCCTCTTCAAAGTCACTCCTGAATTCCTTTCTAGCGAGACCTCCGGTGTTTCATTTGAAATCTATGCCGTCGGTTGCCTCCGTGATCCACTCCTCGGCACCGTCCGTTTCTTTATCAGCAACATCCCAGTCTTTTCCCCCACCAAAGAAATGAGAACTCCCTCCTTCATTGCTCTACAGATTCGTCGTCCGTCTGGAAGATTCCAAGGGGTGCTCAACATCGGTGCTATCATCAACGACGGCTCTGATTTCGCGACCCTAAATGGAGCATCGGCTATTGGTTATCGTGATCTTATGGGGGAGAGTATTCATCATCTGCGGCATCGTGATTTAAAGAAGTCGATTTCGATGGAAGAGGATACACACGGCGAAAATTCTTGTGGAGATTCGGGAGATTTCTCTGATGGTGCCGACTCCACGACTTCTTCATCTTCAGCTGCTTCAACGGCATTGAAGGACTGGAACGGACTTAGAGATTTGGCGGGAACGAATCATTTGAGGTCATCATCGGACGATGGAGGGCTGTTTTGTGGGTTGCTGTTGCAGAGAAGGCTTCCTACGTGCTTTTCTGCACAGAATCTTCAG TTTTTGAAAGATTGA
- the LOC110667011 gene encoding F-box/kelch-repeat protein At3g61590: MEGETSWINDCFDDVARDIGEFESFSELSDEANKEINAVSVDLILPDDLLERIIAYLPIASIFRAGSVCKRWREIVSSRRFLWNFSHVLSQKPWYFMFTSSDEPVGHAYDPILRKWYGIDLPCIGTSSWFVTSSHGLVCFMDNDSQSELYVCNPVTKCCKQLVEPPGLKIADYSALAISVNSMSHGYTVSIVKSKQVPGNFFQWDLSIYTYDSETRMWVASWTEVLTGWRSGDESVICDGVLYILIYSTGGGTPENRHGLITYNLSSRSSHGLLIRSFIPVPCPLTCGRLMNLKEKLVMVGGIGKQDRPDIIKGIGIWVLNGKEWQEIARMPHKFFQGFGEFDDVFASSGTNNLIYVQSYGAPALLVFDMNQKQWKWSLKCPVTKRFPLQLFTGFCFEPRLEIEP; encoded by the coding sequence ATGGAGGGAGAAACATCATGGATCAATGATTGCTTTGATGATGTGGCAAGAGACATTGGTGAGTTTGAGTCATTCTCAGAGCTCAGTGATGAAGCCAATAAAGAAATTAATGCAGTTTCTGTTGATTTAATCTTGCCTGATGATCTGTTGGAACGGATTATAGCGTATCTTCCCATTGCTAGCATCTTTAGAGCAGGTTCTGTGTGTAAAAGATGGCGTGAGATTGTTAGTTCAAggaggtttttatggaatttCTCGCATGTCCTTTCACAAAAACCTTGGTATTTTATGTTTACAAGCTCTGATGAACCTGTTGGCCATGCCTATGATCCAATCCTCAGAAAGTGGTATGGCATCGATCTCCCCTGCATTGGGACATCCAGTTGGTTTGTTACTTCATCTCATGGTTTAGTTTGCTTCATGGATAACGACAGCCAAAGTGAATTATATGTTTGCAACCCTGTCACCAAATGCTGCAAGCAGCTTGTGGAGCCTCCAGGTTTAAAAATTGCTGATTACAGTGCACTTGCAATATCAGTGAACAGTATGTCACATGGATATACTGTCTCAATTGTGAAGTCTAAGCAAGTCCCAGGAAATTTTTTTCAATGGGATCTTTCTATTTATACTTATGATTCCGAAACAAGGATGTGGGTCGCCTCTTGGACAGAGGTTTTGACAGGGTGGAGAAGCGGCGACGAGAGCGTGATCTGTGATGGGGTTTTGTATATTTTGATTTACTCAACTGGGGGTGGCACACCAGAGAATCGCCATGGTCTAATTACATATAATCTCTCCAGCAGATCTTCCCATGGCTTATTGATAAGGAGTTTCATTCCAGTACCTTGCCCTCTAACTTGTGGACGGCTGATGAATTTGAAGGAGAAGCTAGTGATGGTGGGAGGAATTGGTAAACAAGACCGGCCTGACATAATTAAGGGGATTGGGATTTGGGTCCTAAATGGTAAGGAATGGCAAGAGATTGCTCGCATGCCTCACAAGTTTTTCCAAGGATTTGGGGAGTTTGATGATGTTTTTGCTAGCAGTGGCACAAATAATCTTATATATGTCCAGAGCTATGGGGCTCCAGCTCTGCTTGTTTTTGACATGAACCAGAAACAATGGAAGTGGTCACTGAAGTGCCCAGTGACAAAGAGGTTCCCGCTTCAGCTTTTTACTGGTTTTTGCTTTGAACCTAGGCTTGAGATTGAGCCATAA